A region of Streptomyces sp. NBC_01788 DNA encodes the following proteins:
- a CDS encoding ABC transporter ATP-binding protein: MTTNPTLADLAERATASRTRPAYGHDAVISCDRLVRIFTADGVEVQALQGLDLLVREGELMALVGASGSGKSTLMNILAGLDTPTAGAARVGDHDLLAMTAKDRLRYRREVVGFVWQQTARNLLPYLTATQNVELPMQLSGDRGRSRRAKAERAVELLELLGVGDCRDRRPHQMSGGQQQRVAIAVALANNPAVLLADEPTGELDSHTGEQIFAAFRTANERLGTTVVIVTHDQTVAGEVRRTVAIRDGRTSTEVLRRSEVDEATGDETLVSREYAMLDRAGRLQLPAEYTRALGMRDRVALELEPDHIAVRPDDSEGS; encoded by the coding sequence ATGACGACGAACCCCACGCTGGCCGACCTGGCCGAGCGCGCCACCGCGAGCCGCACCCGCCCGGCCTACGGGCACGACGCGGTGATCAGCTGCGACCGCCTGGTCCGCATCTTCACCGCCGACGGCGTGGAGGTCCAGGCCCTCCAGGGCCTGGACCTGCTGGTCCGCGAGGGCGAACTGATGGCCCTCGTCGGCGCCTCCGGCAGCGGCAAGTCCACCCTGATGAACATCCTCGCCGGGCTGGACACGCCCACGGCAGGCGCGGCCCGGGTCGGGGACCACGACCTGCTCGCCATGACCGCGAAGGACCGTCTCCGCTACCGCCGCGAGGTCGTCGGCTTCGTCTGGCAGCAGACCGCCCGCAACCTGCTGCCGTACCTGACGGCGACACAGAACGTCGAACTGCCAATGCAGTTGTCCGGTGACCGCGGGCGAAGCCGCCGCGCCAAGGCCGAACGTGCCGTGGAACTACTGGAGTTGCTGGGGGTGGGCGACTGCCGGGACCGCCGCCCGCACCAGATGTCGGGCGGCCAGCAGCAGCGGGTGGCGATCGCGGTGGCCCTCGCCAACAACCCCGCGGTGCTGCTCGCCGACGAGCCCACCGGCGAACTGGACTCCCACACCGGCGAGCAGATCTTCGCCGCCTTCCGCACCGCCAACGAGCGTCTGGGCACGACCGTCGTCATCGTCACCCACGACCAGACGGTGGCCGGCGAGGTCCGCCGCACGGTCGCCATCCGCGACGGCCGCACCTCCACCGAGGTGCTGCGCCGCAGCGAGGTGGACGAGGCGACCGGCGACGAGACGCTGGTGAGCCGCGAGTACGCCATGCTCGACCGGGCCGGCCGTCTGCAACTGCCCGCCGAGTACACGCGGGCCCTGGGGATGCGTGACCGGGTGGCGCTGGAGCTGGAACCCGACCACATCGCGGTGCGGCCGGACGACAGCGAGGGAAGCTGA
- a CDS encoding acyl-CoA thioesterase, protein MRHIYRCPLRWADMDAYGHVNNVVFLRYLEEARIDFLFRPDKEFKQGSVVARHEIDYKRQLVHRHAPVDIELWVTEIKAASFTLTYEVKDGDQIYVRASTVIVPFDFEAQRPRRITAEEREFLEEYTDAGDKEEAVAA, encoded by the coding sequence ATGCGCCACATCTACCGCTGCCCGCTGCGCTGGGCGGACATGGACGCGTACGGCCACGTCAACAACGTGGTGTTCCTCCGCTACCTGGAGGAGGCACGCATCGATTTCCTGTTCCGCCCGGACAAGGAGTTCAAGCAGGGGTCCGTGGTGGCGCGTCACGAGATCGACTACAAGCGCCAGCTCGTCCACCGGCACGCGCCGGTGGACATCGAGCTGTGGGTCACCGAGATCAAGGCGGCGTCCTTCACCCTCACCTACGAGGTCAAGGACGGCGACCAGATCTATGTCCGCGCCTCGACGGTGATCGTGCCGTTCGACTTCGAGGCGCAGCGCCCGCGCCGGATCACCGCGGAGGAGCGCGAGTTCCTCGAGGAGTACACCGACGCGGGCGACAAGGAGGAGGCCGTCGCCGCATGA
- a CDS encoding Cys-Gln thioester bond-forming surface protein has product MFAYSAPSARRRGAARLAAATLVSGFVAAGLMTAAGPAAADGMPQSPGGATATIGSLKTYGTAVIHDGGDDHQVSAGLFEMSVDGGGTLQTYCIDVHNPTQRDAKYRETPWSGTSLATNMNAGKIRWILQNSYPQVNDLAALAEKAGVRNLTEQDAAAGTQVAIWRYSDGADVDAVDPRAEKLADYLEKSAGDLPEPRASLTLDPPAVSGHPGERLGPVTVHTNASSVTLTPPAGAATSGVRIVGKKGEEITSAQDGSQVFFDVPEDAGDGSATLTAQASTTVPVGRAFTSDSRSQTQILAGSSESTVSATSGATWAAGGAIPALSAVKNCAKGALEISAANKGDEPFTFELMDTRYTIAAGGSETIMIPLQEDQAYDFTIRDPGGNAQRFAGVLDCRTHGSPSGTVTQTVGEPTPVMAGGDISPNPNLAETGGTSTTPLIAAIGLSLLVLGATALSIVHKRKSAGN; this is encoded by the coding sequence GTGTTTGCTTACTCTGCGCCGTCCGCGCGCAGGCGGGGGGCGGCTCGGCTCGCCGCCGCCACCCTGGTCTCCGGTTTCGTCGCCGCCGGTCTGATGACCGCCGCCGGCCCGGCCGCCGCTGACGGCATGCCGCAGAGTCCGGGCGGCGCGACCGCCACCATCGGCAGTCTGAAGACCTACGGCACCGCCGTCATCCATGACGGCGGCGATGACCACCAGGTCTCCGCGGGCCTGTTCGAGATGTCCGTCGACGGCGGCGGGACCCTGCAGACGTACTGCATAGACGTGCACAACCCCACGCAGCGGGACGCCAAGTACCGCGAGACGCCGTGGAGCGGCACCTCGCTGGCCACGAACATGAACGCCGGGAAGATCCGCTGGATCCTGCAGAACTCCTACCCGCAGGTCAACGATCTCGCGGCGCTCGCCGAGAAGGCCGGCGTCAGGAACCTCACCGAGCAGGACGCGGCGGCCGGCACCCAGGTGGCCATCTGGCGCTACTCCGACGGCGCGGACGTCGACGCCGTCGACCCGCGGGCCGAGAAGCTCGCGGACTACCTGGAGAAGAGCGCCGGTGACCTGCCCGAGCCGCGCGCCTCGCTCACCCTCGACCCGCCCGCGGTCTCCGGTCACCCGGGCGAGCGGCTCGGCCCGGTGACGGTGCACACCAACGCGAGCAGTGTGACCCTGACACCTCCGGCGGGCGCCGCCACCAGCGGTGTGCGGATCGTCGGCAAGAAGGGCGAGGAGATCACGTCCGCCCAGGACGGCAGCCAGGTGTTCTTCGACGTGCCCGAGGACGCCGGGGACGGCTCGGCGACACTGACCGCGCAGGCCTCCACCACGGTGCCGGTCGGCCGCGCCTTCACCTCCGACAGCCGCAGCCAGACCCAGATCCTGGCCGGCTCCAGCGAGTCCACGGTCTCCGCCACCAGCGGCGCGACCTGGGCCGCCGGGGGCGCGATACCCGCCCTGTCCGCGGTGAAGAACTGCGCCAAGGGCGCTCTGGAGATCAGCGCGGCCAACAAGGGCGACGAGCCGTTCACCTTCGAGCTGATGGACACCCGGTACACCATCGCCGCGGGCGGGTCCGAGACGATCATGATCCCGCTCCAGGAGGACCAGGCGTACGACTTCACGATCAGGGACCCCGGCGGCAACGCGCAGCGCTTCGCCGGCGTCCTCGACTGCCGCACCCACGGCAGCCCGAGCGGCACCGTGACCCAGACCGTCGGCGAACCCACCCCCGTCATGGCGGGAGGCGACATCTCGCCCAATCCCAACCTCGCCGAGACCGGCGGTACCAGCACCACTCCGCTGATCGCCGCCATCGGCCTCAGCCTGCTGGTTCTGGGCGCCACGGCCCTGAGCATCGTCCACAAGAGGAAGAGCGCCGGGAACTGA
- a CDS encoding YfjP family GTPase: MTAVTDQDRTEHTDQKQGTVLTDQETDGRADGTAGGEHTQGDAWIRGRTPDARSEDGHGAEGVPEAKDAETPGDAGGHRVPGAAARDHQVTGQVSMVKEADVAHARVEHDDNDARGADDDAQSRTEAEDAWDDGLIARRVSETAAAELVPVEPRPSRHSAVPPLAYDGPLRSRLDALRELVGLSRTRLDSATLAEAGRVLDEAAARRRLSGQHTVVAIAGATGSGKSQLFNALAGVAISETGVRRPTTAAPIACSWSDGAAGLIDRLGIPGRLRRRPVQAQDADPQLRGLVLVDLPDHDSAAVQHREHVDRILRLVDAVIWVVDPEKYADAVLHERYLRPMSGHAEIMFVVLNQIDRLPGEAADQVLDDLRRLLDEDGIALGEYGEPGATVLALSALTGHGVGELREALGQFVAERGAAVRRISADVDAAAQRLRPVYATRSSTGLSEEAREEFSARLADAVGATAAGDAAERAWLRNANKACGTPWLRLWRWCRSRREAPTGRLMLSTQQDEEATARQRVEHAVRTVADQASAGMPGPWAQAVREAAVRGAQGLPEALDQLVARAGLPPGRPPRPGWWPVAVLAQAAMTILQVAGGLWLVGQIAGVMAPNLGVPVLLMLAGIVGGPLVEWSCRIAARGPARRYGQEAERRLREAASGCGRARVLDSVAAELLRYREVREQYALVKGAGVG, translated from the coding sequence GTGACCGCCGTCACTGACCAGGACCGAACGGAACACACCGATCAGAAGCAGGGCACCGTCCTCACGGACCAGGAGACGGACGGAAGGGCGGACGGAACGGCCGGCGGGGAGCACACGCAAGGAGACGCCTGGATCCGGGGCAGGACGCCGGACGCCAGGTCCGAGGACGGCCACGGCGCCGAAGGCGTCCCGGAGGCTAAAGACGCCGAGACGCCCGGGGACGCCGGGGGCCACCGGGTCCCCGGGGCGGCGGCCCGCGACCACCAGGTGACGGGGCAGGTCAGCATGGTCAAGGAGGCCGACGTCGCCCACGCGCGCGTGGAGCACGACGACAACGACGCGCGCGGGGCGGACGACGACGCACAGAGCCGTACGGAGGCCGAGGACGCCTGGGACGACGGGCTGATCGCGCGCCGCGTCAGCGAGACGGCCGCCGCCGAACTCGTACCCGTGGAGCCCCGGCCCTCCCGGCACTCGGCCGTGCCCCCGCTGGCGTACGACGGACCGCTGCGCTCCCGGCTCGACGCGCTGCGCGAACTGGTCGGCCTGTCCCGCACCCGGCTCGACAGCGCCACCCTCGCGGAGGCGGGCCGGGTCCTCGACGAGGCCGCGGCGCGGCGCCGGCTCTCCGGGCAGCACACCGTCGTCGCCATCGCGGGCGCCACCGGCAGCGGCAAGTCCCAGCTGTTCAACGCTCTCGCCGGCGTCGCCATCTCGGAGACCGGCGTACGGCGGCCGACCACCGCGGCTCCCATCGCGTGCAGTTGGAGCGACGGCGCGGCCGGTCTCATCGACCGGCTCGGCATCCCGGGACGGCTGCGCAGGCGCCCGGTACAGGCCCAGGACGCCGACCCGCAACTGCGCGGTCTGGTCCTGGTGGACCTGCCCGACCACGACTCGGCGGCCGTGCAGCACCGCGAGCACGTGGACCGCATCCTGCGGCTCGTCGACGCCGTCATCTGGGTCGTCGATCCGGAGAAGTACGCGGACGCCGTCCTCCACGAGCGCTACCTGCGGCCCATGTCCGGCCACGCGGAGATCATGTTCGTTGTCCTCAACCAGATCGACCGGCTGCCCGGCGAGGCCGCCGACCAGGTCCTCGACGATCTGCGACGGCTGCTCGACGAGGACGGGATCGCCCTCGGAGAGTACGGCGAGCCGGGCGCGACCGTGCTCGCGCTGTCCGCGCTCACCGGGCACGGCGTCGGTGAGCTGCGCGAGGCGCTGGGTCAGTTCGTGGCCGAGCGCGGAGCCGCGGTGCGGCGGATCTCGGCCGACGTGGACGCCGCGGCCCAGCGCCTGCGGCCCGTCTACGCCACCCGGTCGAGCACCGGGCTCAGCGAGGAGGCGCGCGAGGAGTTCTCGGCCCGGCTCGCCGACGCGGTGGGCGCCACCGCCGCGGGCGACGCGGCCGAGCGGGCCTGGCTGCGCAACGCCAACAAGGCCTGCGGCACGCCCTGGCTGCGGCTGTGGCGGTGGTGCCGAAGCCGGCGCGAGGCACCCACCGGACGCCTCATGCTGAGTACACAGCAGGACGAGGAGGCCACCGCGCGCCAGCGTGTCGAACACGCGGTGCGCACGGTGGCCGACCAGGCCTCGGCAGGCATGCCGGGGCCGTGGGCGCAGGCCGTGCGCGAGGCCGCCGTACGCGGTGCGCAGGGGCTGCCCGAGGCGCTGGACCAGTTGGTGGCGCGGGCCGGGCTGCCCCCGGGGCGGCCCCCGCGCCCGGGCTGGTGGCCCGTCGCGGTCCTCGCGCAGGCGGCGATGACGATCCTTCAGGTGGCCGGCGGTCTGTGGCTGGTCGGGCAGATCGCGGGGGTGATGGCGCCGAACCTGGGGGTTCCGGTGCTGCTCATGCTGGCCGGCATCGTGGGCGGGCCGCTCGTGGAGTGGAGCTGCCGGATCGCGGCGCGCGGGCCCGCACGGCGGTACGGCCAGGAGGCCGAGCGCCGACTACGGGAGGCGGCGTCGGGGTGCGGCCGGGCCCGGGTGCTGGATTCGGTGGCGGCGGAACTCCTGCGATATCGGGAGGTGCGGGAGCAGTACGCGCTGGTGAAGGGAGCGGGGGTCGGATGA
- the ettA gene encoding energy-dependent translational throttle protein EttA has product MAEFIYTMRKARKAHGDKVILDDVTLNFLPGAKIGVVGPNGAGKSTVLKIMAGLEQPSNGDAYLSPGYSVGILLQEPPLTEDKTVLENVQEGVAEIKGKLDRFNEIAELMATDYSDALLDEMGKLQEELDHANAWDLDAQLEQAMDALGCPPGDWAVTKLSGGERRRVALCKLLLEQPDLLLLDEPTNHLDAESVNWLEQHLAKYEGTVVAVTHDRYFLDNVAGWICEVDRGRLHGYEGNYSKYLETKATRLKVEGQKDAKRQKRLKDELEWVRSNAKGRQAKSKARLARYEEMAAEAEKMRKLDFEEIQIPPGPRLGSIVVEVNNLNKAFGEKVLIDDLSFTLPRNGIVGVIGPNGAGKTTLFKMIQGFEEPDSGSIKVGETVKISYVDQSRANIDPKKTLWAVVSDELDYINVGQVEMPSRAYVSAFGFKGPDQQKPAGVLSGGERNRLNLALTLKQGGNLLLLDEPTNDLDVETLSSLENALLEFPGCAVVVSHDRWFLDRVATHILAYEGESKWFWFEGNFESYEKNKIERLGPDAARPHRATYKKLTRG; this is encoded by the coding sequence TTGGCTGAGTTCATTTACACCATGCGCAAGGCGCGCAAGGCGCACGGCGACAAGGTGATTCTCGACGACGTCACCCTGAACTTCCTTCCGGGTGCCAAGATCGGCGTCGTCGGTCCGAACGGTGCCGGTAAGTCGACCGTGCTGAAGATCATGGCGGGGCTGGAGCAGCCGTCCAACGGTGACGCGTACCTGTCGCCCGGCTACAGCGTCGGCATCCTGCTGCAGGAGCCCCCGCTGACCGAGGACAAGACGGTCCTTGAGAACGTCCAGGAGGGCGTCGCCGAGATCAAGGGCAAGCTCGACCGGTTCAACGAGATCGCCGAGCTCATGGCCACTGACTACTCCGACGCGCTGCTCGACGAGATGGGCAAGCTCCAGGAGGAGCTCGACCACGCCAACGCCTGGGACCTCGACGCCCAGCTGGAGCAGGCCATGGACGCCCTGGGCTGCCCGCCCGGCGACTGGGCCGTCACCAAGCTCTCCGGTGGTGAGCGCCGCCGTGTCGCGCTGTGCAAGCTGCTCCTCGAGCAGCCCGACCTGCTGCTGCTCGACGAGCCCACCAACCACCTCGACGCCGAGTCGGTGAACTGGCTCGAGCAGCACCTGGCCAAGTACGAGGGCACCGTCGTGGCCGTCACCCACGACCGGTACTTCCTGGACAACGTCGCCGGCTGGATCTGCGAGGTGGACCGCGGCCGCCTCCACGGCTACGAGGGCAACTACTCCAAGTACCTGGAGACCAAGGCCACCCGCCTCAAGGTCGAGGGCCAGAAGGACGCCAAGCGGCAGAAGCGGCTCAAGGACGAGCTGGAGTGGGTGCGGTCCAACGCCAAGGGGCGGCAGGCCAAGTCCAAGGCGCGTCTGGCCCGCTACGAGGAGATGGCCGCCGAGGCCGAGAAGATGCGGAAGCTGGACTTCGAGGAGATCCAGATCCCGCCGGGCCCGCGCCTGGGCAGCATCGTCGTCGAGGTCAACAACCTCAACAAGGCCTTCGGCGAGAAGGTCCTCATCGACGACCTCTCCTTCACGCTGCCCCGCAACGGCATCGTCGGCGTCATCGGTCCGAACGGCGCGGGCAAGACCACGCTGTTCAAGATGATCCAGGGCTTCGAGGAGCCGGACTCCGGCAGCATCAAGGTCGGCGAGACCGTCAAGATCTCGTACGTCGACCAGAGCCGGGCGAACATCGACCCGAAGAAGACGCTGTGGGCCGTCGTCTCCGACGAGCTGGACTACATCAACGTCGGCCAGGTCGAGATGCCGTCCCGGGCGTACGTGTCCGCGTTCGGCTTCAAGGGCCCGGACCAGCAGAAGCCCGCCGGTGTGCTCTCCGGCGGTGAGCGCAACCGCCTCAACCTGGCGCTCACCCTGAAGCAGGGCGGCAACCTGCTGCTCCTCGACGAGCCGACCAACGACCTCGACGTCGAGACCCTGTCCAGCCTGGAGAACGCGCTCCTCGAGTTCCCCGGCTGCGCCGTCGTCGTCTCCCACGACCGGTGGTTCCTGGACCGCGTGGCGACGCACATCCTCGCCTACGAGGGCGAGTCCAAGTGGTTCTGGTTCGAGGGCAACTTCGAGTCGTACGAGAAGAACAAGATCGAGCGGCTCGGCCCGGACGCCGCACGGCCGCACCGCGCCACCTACAAGAAGCTGACCCGGGGCTGA
- a CDS encoding DUF6461 domain-containing protein, with translation MQRGENAFAATDEVEREFIHERTLIGLDAAAANGKRIPLSVGAGRVRCMTSATAADYGWIRSSSSLFAYGLEFGYTLTLVRGVSPSELLRIVEAEPRGVCQGLSKFIEAQHEFLDGYEEWPEAFLAGAFTAQGEGGDWTLALEFGGDLGTRPRLMEALSAGTRAVSHSSNGGKPMHFFHWYEEGELRTTFEWPADRTGSTPDALTPLMLEVGLNPSGDEDPDVDRKAAVLALAERLTGVRVTEELLAEADYQVGEVPEEPVEEWQSK, from the coding sequence GTGCAGCGTGGCGAAAACGCGTTCGCCGCTACGGATGAGGTCGAGCGGGAGTTCATCCACGAACGGACCCTGATCGGCCTGGACGCCGCCGCGGCGAACGGCAAGCGCATCCCGTTGTCAGTGGGTGCTGGCAGGGTCCGTTGCATGACTTCCGCCACCGCCGCCGATTACGGCTGGATACGTTCCTCGTCCTCGCTGTTCGCGTATGGATTGGAGTTCGGGTACACCCTGACGCTGGTGCGGGGAGTCTCGCCTTCGGAGTTGCTCCGGATCGTGGAGGCCGAGCCGCGAGGTGTGTGTCAGGGGCTGAGCAAGTTCATCGAGGCACAGCACGAGTTCTTGGACGGGTACGAGGAGTGGCCCGAAGCCTTCCTCGCGGGAGCGTTCACCGCGCAGGGCGAGGGAGGGGACTGGACTCTTGCCCTGGAGTTCGGAGGCGATCTGGGCACGCGCCCGCGCCTCATGGAGGCACTCTCCGCCGGGACACGTGCTGTCTCGCATTCGAGCAACGGGGGGAAGCCCATGCACTTCTTCCACTGGTACGAAGAGGGGGAGTTGCGGACGACTTTCGAGTGGCCCGCAGACAGGACCGGCAGCACTCCCGATGCGCTGACCCCCCTGATGCTGGAGGTCGGCCTCAACCCGTCGGGGGACGAAGATCCCGATGTCGACAGGAAGGCAGCGGTTCTGGCGCTGGCAGAGCGCCTCACGGGTGTACGGGTGACCGAGGAGCTACTGGCGGAGGCCGACTACCAGGTGGGGGAAGTCCCGGAGGAACCCGTCGAGGAGTGGCAGAGCAAGTAG
- a CDS encoding dynamin family protein, translating to MVTLDVRPQLLDALSALRDRVAAARFPLPLAGAPRARANRDELLAQLDDYLVPRLRRPQAPLLAVVGGSTGAGKSTLVNSLVGRRVSEAGVLRPTTRTPVLVCHPEDHHWFSGMRVLPDLTRVWVPRGDPAAGDDLLVQESTPTRVLRVETVDTLPPGLALLDAPDIDSLISDNRVLAAELICAADIWVMVTTAARYADAIPWHLLRTAKEYDATLVTVLDRVPHQVASEVSRQYGALLTKAGLGEVPRFTVPELPESAWGGGLLPASAVAQLRTWLVHQTQEPGAREYAMARTAQGLLDSLKSRMPELAGATASQYAAALRLTSAVETAYDSEHARVRGRLQAGAVLAGDALKRWRAFPLDCTAGELLDALVESLAALLLCAVTAADERVDDAWRHEQAATAPELADRDRVSESAEHRIGLAVRRWRRELEEYADDEVRRLDRSLAPDAEAVAALAATGLLGGRRARSAGERLAERIGAHGALRLRDRAGRLLTEHLDRVIHVERERRLAPLDALDVHAEPQAELIAALSVLLKER from the coding sequence GTGGTGACCTTGGACGTAAGGCCTCAGCTGCTCGACGCACTATCCGCCCTGCGCGACCGTGTCGCCGCCGCACGCTTCCCGCTGCCTCTGGCGGGGGCTCCCCGTGCGCGTGCCAACCGCGACGAACTGCTCGCTCAGCTAGACGACTACTTGGTGCCGCGGTTGCGAAGGCCCCAAGCACCGTTGCTGGCGGTCGTCGGCGGGTCGACAGGCGCCGGGAAGTCCACTCTCGTCAACTCGCTCGTCGGACGGCGGGTCAGCGAGGCGGGCGTGCTGCGGCCGACCACTAGGACACCGGTGCTGGTCTGCCATCCGGAGGACCACCACTGGTTCAGTGGCATGCGCGTACTGCCGGACCTCACGCGCGTGTGGGTACCCAGGGGCGATCCCGCGGCCGGCGACGACCTGCTGGTGCAGGAGAGCACCCCCACCCGGGTGCTGCGCGTGGAGACCGTCGACACCCTGCCCCCCGGGCTCGCTCTCCTCGACGCGCCCGACATCGACTCCCTGATCTCCGACAACCGTGTCCTGGCCGCCGAGCTGATCTGCGCCGCCGACATCTGGGTCATGGTCACCACGGCCGCCCGCTACGCCGACGCGATCCCGTGGCACCTGCTCCGCACGGCCAAGGAGTACGACGCCACGCTGGTGACCGTCCTGGACCGGGTGCCGCACCAGGTCGCCTCGGAGGTCTCCCGCCAGTACGGGGCGCTGCTCACCAAGGCAGGACTCGGCGAGGTACCGCGGTTCACCGTGCCGGAGCTGCCCGAGTCCGCCTGGGGCGGGGGCCTGCTGCCCGCCTCCGCCGTCGCACAGCTGCGCACCTGGCTGGTGCACCAGACCCAGGAACCTGGGGCCCGGGAGTACGCCATGGCCCGCACGGCCCAGGGCCTCCTCGACTCGCTGAAATCCCGGATGCCCGAGCTGGCCGGCGCCACCGCCTCCCAGTACGCCGCCGCGCTGCGGCTCACCTCGGCCGTCGAGACCGCCTACGACAGTGAGCACGCGCGCGTACGAGGACGGCTCCAGGCGGGGGCGGTGCTCGCCGGGGACGCCCTGAAGAGGTGGCGCGCCTTCCCCCTGGACTGCACCGCAGGGGAGCTGCTCGACGCGCTCGTGGAGAGCCTGGCCGCCCTGCTGCTGTGTGCCGTCACCGCCGCCGACGAGCGCGTGGACGACGCCTGGCGGCACGAGCAGGCCGCCACGGCACCGGAGCTCGCCGACCGCGACCGCGTGTCGGAGAGCGCCGAGCACCGCATCGGCCTTGCCGTACGGCGCTGGCGGCGGGAGCTGGAGGAGTACGCCGACGACGAGGTGCGCAGGCTGGACCGGAGCCTCGCTCCGGACGCCGAGGCCGTCGCCGCCCTGGCCGCGACCGGACTGCTGGGAGGACGCCGGGCGCGGTCCGCGGGAGAGAGGCTCGCCGAGCGGATCGGCGCGCACGGAGCGCTGCGGCTGCGCGACCGCGCCGGGCGGCTGCTGACCGAACACCTGGACCGGGTGATCCACGTCGAACGAGAGCGCCGTCTGGCCCCGCTCGACGCCCTCGACGTGCACGCCGAGCCCCAGGCCGAACTCATCGCCGCGCTGTCCGTACTGCTGAAGGAGAGGTGA
- a CDS encoding single-stranded DNA-binding protein: MNETIVCTVGNVATQPVHRELPSGASARFRLAVTSRYWDREKAAWTDGHTNFFTVWANRQLAANAVASLTVGDPVIVQGRLKVRTETRDGTSRTSADIDALAIGHDLTRGTSAFRRTVRAEPQTASPPPQPEPTWETAPSDTGASQEPEPAVAAC; encoded by the coding sequence ATGAACGAGACGATCGTCTGCACCGTGGGCAACGTGGCGACGCAGCCGGTGCACCGGGAGCTGCCCTCGGGCGCCTCGGCGCGGTTCCGGCTGGCGGTGACCTCGCGCTACTGGGACCGGGAGAAAGCTGCCTGGACGGACGGCCACACCAACTTCTTCACGGTGTGGGCCAACCGCCAGCTCGCCGCCAACGCGGTGGCGTCACTGACCGTGGGCGACCCGGTCATCGTGCAGGGCCGGCTGAAGGTGCGCACCGAGACCCGAGACGGCACCAGTCGGACCTCGGCGGACATCGACGCCCTGGCGATCGGCCACGACCTGACGCGGGGCACGTCGGCCTTCCGGCGCACCGTCAGGGCGGAGCCGCAGACAGCGAGTCCGCCTCCACAACCGGAGCCCACGTGGGAGACGGCTCCCTCGGACACCGGGGCTTCGCAGGAGCCGGAACCTGCCGTTGCGGCCTGCTGA